One genomic region from Biomphalaria glabrata chromosome 7, xgBioGlab47.1, whole genome shotgun sequence encodes:
- the LOC106060482 gene encoding uncharacterized protein LOC106060482, whose product MSYVQRSERSGFYNKTNIPDIKDLSDHERVIIEVVTYVFLCGGVSIFGIVSNVVNMAIFFKQGLRTTMNISFFSLAISDVCSLVTLFWFSLCMNPLFENSDVPFISREIQYLTGGWPSFCFARITSFITSYITAERCLCIISPLKVKHIITPKRTLVTIVFIYIFIFLSTVPEYASSYISWKHHPIRNQSVLGLVFYPNRKDIEGLGFVLNAILGTFSYILIILFTTILVCKLRQENKCPTKNCIKPDKPELVTNRKKAVNMVLIIAVISIVCSTPCIIFSLVSFFEPEFSILGGYCNIFHVVWSFGFLFTGINSSVNAILYYQMSSKYKKSFHDMFFGNYRINSLVLKDNNSGLSNSLKHFHSRGFQTFLPDVNKQNET is encoded by the coding sequence ATGAGTTACGTacaaaggtctgaaagaagtGGATTTTATAACAAGACCAATATCCCAGACATTAAAGATCTCAGTGATCACGAGAGAGTGATCATAGAGGTCGTGACCTATGTGTTCCTGTGCGGAGGAGTCTCCATTTTCGGGATAGTCTCCAACGTGGTGAACATGGCCATCTTCTTCAAGCAAGGTCTCCGTACCACCATGAACATCAGCTTCTTCTCGCTGGCCATTTCCGACGTCTGCAGCCTGGTCACCCTCTTCTGGTTCAGCCTCTGCATGAATCCTTTGTTCGAGAACTCGGACGTGCCGTTCATCTCCAGGGAGATTCAATACCTGACCGGAGGCTGGCCGTCCTTCTGCTTCGCCCGCATCACCAGCTTCATCACCTCCTACATCACCGCCGAGCGCTGCCTCTGCATCATCTCTCCTCTAAAGGTCAAACACATCATCACTCCTAAGCGGACCCTGGTCACCATCGTTTTCATCTACATCTTTATCTTCCTCTCTACTGTCCCAGAGTATGCTTCCTCCTATATTTCCTGGAAGCATCATCCCATTAGGAACCAAAGTGTTCTCGGCCTGGTCTTTTACCCGAACAGAAAAGACATTGAAGGCCTTGGCTTCGTCCTGAACGCCATTCTGGGAACGTTCTCCTACATTCTAATCATTCTTTTCACCACCATCTTAGTCTGCAAGCTCAGGCAAGAGAACAAATGCCCCACTAAGAACTGTATCAAACCAGACAAACCGGAACTGGTGACCAACAGGAAGAAAGCAGTAAACATGGTCCTGATCATCGCTGTTATATCCATCGTGTGTTCAACTCCGTGCATTATTTTCTCGTTAGTTTCATTTTTTGAGCCGGAGTTCAGCATTTTAGGAGGCTACTGTAACATCTTTCATGTCGTCTGGTCGTTTGGCTTCCTGTTCACGGGCATTAACTCTAGCGTGAACGCCATTCTCTACTACCAAATGAGTTCCAAGTATAAGAAAAGTTTCCACGACATGTTCTTCGGGAACTACAGAATCAACAGCCTGGTTCTAAAGGACAACAACAGTGGACTGTCCAACTCTCTCAAACATTTTCATAGCAGAGGTTTTCAGACTTTCCTACCTGATGTCAATAAACAGAATGAAACATAA